CGTCGTCCACCACGATGCCCAGCGCGATGATGAAGGCAAACATCGACATCATGTTCAGCGACACCCCGAACCAGGGCAGGAAGAGCAGGGCGCCGAGGAAGGCGGTGGGAATGCCGAGGGTGACCCAGAAGGCCAGCCGCGCCTCCAGGAACAGGCCCAGCAGCACCAGCACCAGCGCCAGGCCCAGGAAGGCGTTCTTGAGCAGCAGGTCGAGGCGGTCGCGATAGACCTCGGAGCTGTCCCGGGAGATGGTGAGGCTCACCCCCTCCGGCAGGTCCGCCTGAAGCCGCTCGAGCTGGGCATGCACGGCGTCCGAGATGCCGATCGGCGTCTGGCCGCCGACCTGGTAGACGTCCAGGGTCAGGCTCGGCGCGCCGTTGTAGAGCACCTCGCGGTCGGTCTCGGCGAAGCCGCGTTCGACCCGGGCGATCTCGCCCAGGCGCAGCTGGCCGCCGTCGGGGGTGCCGAGGATCGGCAGCTCGGCGAACTCCCGGGCCTCGTCGCGGCGTCCCTGGTAGCGGATCAGCCACTCTCCCTCGCCGGTGGTCAGGCGGCCGCCGGCCAGGTCCAGGGCTTCGTCGCCGATGCGGTTGGCCAGCTGGCGGTGGTCGAGGCCGTGGCGCTGCATCGCCTCCTCGTCGAGCAGCACCTGGATCTCGCGCTCTCGGTTGCCGGAGAGCTCCACCCGGGCGATGCCTGGGGACGCCTGCAGTTCGGCGCGCACCTCCTCGGCCACGTCGTGGAGTAGTTGGTCGTCCACCCAGCCATGCAACTGCAGACTCATCACGCTGCGCGAGCGCCCCGCCAGGCCGAAGCGGGCCGGGTCGGCGGCAGATGGCAGACTGGTGATGGCGCCCACCGCCTGCTGGATCTCCTGGTAGACCCGCATCACCTCCACCCCCTCCACCAGGCTGGCGGAGACGCGGCCGGCGCCCTCATTGGCGGTGGCGGTGAGCTCGTCGATGCCGTCCACGTTGGCCAGTGCTGCCTCCAGGGGCAGCAGCAGGCTGCGCTCCACCTCCTCGGGGGTGGCACCGGGATAGCCGATGGCGACGGTGATGATCTCCAGCTCGAAGTCGGGGAAGACCTCCTTCTTGATGGTGGTGGAGGCCATCAGCCCGCCGATGATCAGCAGCAGCATCAGCAGGTTGGGGGCCACCCCGTGGTGGACCATCCAGGCGATGGGGCCGCGGCGCATCATGGGCGGGGCTCCGCCGGCGCGGCGCCGGCCGGTCGCTCGGCGCTGCTGGCGGCGGTGCGCAGCGCCATGCCCTCCCGGGGCTGGCCCAGCGGCGAGGTGATCACCCGCTCGCCTGTCTCGAGGCCTTCGGCCACCAGCACCTGATGGTCATCGCGATGCAGCACGCTCACCGGGCGGCGGCGCAGGCGCTCCTCCTCGTCCAGCACCCATACCTCGTCGCCGGGGCGCAGGGCCGCGGCGGGAAGCGCGATCAGGTCCTCGCGCTCGCCTGCCTGGAACTCCAGGCGCACCACGTCGCCGAGACGCAGCGCCGGCGCGCCGCGCTGCGCCTCGGCCAGCGCCAGGGGGTCCTCCACCGCGACCAGCAGCTGGACCTGCAGGCCGTTCTCCTCCAGGGCCGGCAGCACCGAGAGCAGCTCGCCCTCGCGCTCGCTGCCGGCGGGCCAGCCGCGGCTGGTCAGGGTCACGGCGCTGCCCGAGGCCTCCTCGGAGGCAGGCACCAGCCAGGCCAGCGCCTCGCCCGGCAAGGACGCCTGCACCCAGAAGCGCGACACGTCCACCAGGTGGAGGAGTTCGGTACCGCTGCCCACCTCGCTCCCCTCGCCGAGCAGGCGCGCCTGGACCAT
The Halomonas alkalicola DNA segment above includes these coding regions:
- a CDS encoding efflux RND transporter periplasmic adaptor subunit → MNRPPHPSQARPHRQRGRFGLGALVALLVLAGGLAMAWWLMSQPPRVERRPAPAPVPPLVEAISVMPRAAAPALHGFGRVVAERESRLASRVAGRLEAFAPGVVPGRVVEAGAPLAHLDDADLGLALREAEAALAQAEAALAMEQGEQQRARAEYQSFGRELPAERRALVLREPQLRSAQADVERARAARDRARLDLARATLTAPWAGMVQARLLGEGSEVGSGTELLHLVDVSRFWVQASLPGEALAWLVPASEEASGSAVTLTSRGWPAGSEREGELLSVLPALEENGLQVQLLVAVEDPLALAEAQRGAPALRLGDVVRLEFQAGEREDLIALPAAALRPGDEVWVLDEEERLRRRPVSVLHRDDHQVLVAEGLETGERVITSPLGQPREGMALRTAASSAERPAGAAPAEPRP